The genomic DNA ATCGATGCGGCCGATTTCCTGAGTGTGCAGGTACACCCCGATGATGAGCTGGCCCGGAAACGGCACGACTCCTATGGAAAAACAGAGATGTGGTATATCCTGGAGTCCAGCGAGGGACAACTGATAGCCGGGTTCAACCGCGAAATGGACCGGGAGCAGTACCTGAAACACCTGAAGGAGGGCAGCCTGAAAGAAATCCTGAATATCGAAAAGGTGAAAGCGGGAGATATATACTATATGCCGGCAGGACGTATTCATGCCATTGGCCCCGGGGTCCTGCTGGCCGAGATCCAGCAGAGTTCCGATGTGACCTACCGGATCTATGACTGGGACCGGACCGACGAGCAGGGGCAGAGCCGGGAACTCCACACCGGCCTGGCCCTGGACGCCATCGATTTTGGGTTTCACCCCTCCTGTAAAACCGATTACCGTCCCCTGGAGAACAGCACCGTCACAGCGCTTGATTCCCCCTTCTTCACCGCCGGGGTGATCCTGCTGGACCGTCCGGTGGAGAAGGACTTCAACCTGATCGACTCCTTTGTTATCTATCTCTGCCTGGAGGGGAGCGCAGGGATCACCTACGGGAAAGGAGAGGTCGAACTGCTGAAAAAAGGAGAGAGCATCCTGATCCCGGCCGAACTGAAAAACCTGGCCATCGTACCCACTGAAGCCACCACCCTGTTGGAGGTGTATATGAAATAGAGGCCCAAATCTGTTCTCACCCAAAAACGGTACACCCATGAAGATTAACAAAGCAGAATTTATATCCAGCAGTCCGAATGTGGACCTGTGCCCCAAGGAGCAAATCCCGGAATATGCCTTTATCGGGCGGTCCAATGTGGGCAAATCCTCCCTGATCAATATGCTGGTGGAACGGAAGAAGCTGGCCAAGACCTCCTCGACTCCCGGAAAAACCAGGCTGATCAATCATTTCAAGATCAACGATCAGTGGTACCTGGCCGACCTGCCCGGTTATGGCTATGCCAAGGTCTC from Bacteroidales bacterium includes the following:
- a CDS encoding mannose-6-phosphate isomerase — its product is MEPGLYPLKFIPILKDKVWGGSRLRDVLGKNASDQAGESWEISGVKGDLSIVQNGFLAGNNLQELAEVYMGDLLGDTIFERFGAEFPLLIKFIDAADFLSVQVHPDDELARKRHDSYGKTEMWYILESSEGQLIAGFNREMDREQYLKHLKEGSLKEILNIEKVKAGDIYYMPAGRIHAIGPGVLLAEIQQSSDVTYRIYDWDRTDEQGQSRELHTGLALDAIDFGFHPSCKTDYRPLENSTVTALDSPFFTAGVILLDRPVEKDFNLIDSFVIYLCLEGSAGITYGKGEVELLKKGESILIPAELKNLAIVPTEATTLLEVYMK